A single region of the Anguilla anguilla isolate fAngAng1 chromosome 17, fAngAng1.pri, whole genome shotgun sequence genome encodes:
- the rabep2 gene encoding rab GTPase-binding effector protein 2, translating into MEQIDTQATQNASEETEAVASLQAQLADCRAQLEHWQGVATICEMSKREELGELQKQCDQEIQSLQEALRATASQYEGRISMLQSERAQWRRGGASTPIDCKGRSPKGRSDGDPALKEGPRGGGQTDREAGGAGEGPDGEPGELEARGEGLDGEGAESEGGSLLVEGYFSQHCDTSSLSSFSLDTPSLPRRPPPQEDTASLLSTGTLVPEAIYLPPPGHRLITHSDWDALHAQVSELQGELARLREERADLEKELASYTADTQRQVSVLQSQVQTSEALLQDLQQSLSQSQNTVQSRLAELSLSQKKMCTELSRLRGGDKQEEGEEDPLAFLSPNLQGAHCEERLRIEIVNLKEQLETRTEESEVLEVQLSSLKTETDRIQSHNEKLQNELQACRTELAGLRVAMSHLHQDCKAQSNEKSALQQQCLELRSQVISLRSQVDTSQAVQRDFVQLSQSLQVKLELIRQAESMAQVKEILGEGLTGDVTEPAETT; encoded by the exons ATGGAGCAGATAGACACGCAAGCAACTCAAAATGCTTCAGAAGAAACag AGGCAGTCGCCAGCCTGCAGGCCCAGCTAGCCGATTGCCGAGCACAGTTGGAGCACTGGCAGGGCGTGGCGACAATATGCGAGATGAGCAAACGGGAGGAACTCGGGGAGTTACAGAAGCAATGCGATCAAGAGATCCAGTCGCTGCAGGAAGCTTTGAGAG cgaCCGCGTCTCAGTACGAAGGGAGGATTTCAATGCTGcagtctgagcgcgctcagtggaggaggggcggagccagcacACCCATCGACTGCAAG GGCCGCTCGCCGAAGGGGAGGAGTGACGGAGACCCCGCCCTGAAGGAGGGGccccggggaggggggcagacgGACAGGGAGGCGGGcggagcgggggaggggcctgaCGGCGAGCCCGGCGAGCTGGAggcgcggggggaggggctggacgGCGAGGGGGCGGAGAGCGAGGGCGGGAGCCTGCTGGTGGAGGGCTACTTCTCGCAGCACTGCGACacctcctcgctctcctccttctccctggACACGCCCTCGCTgccccgccgcccgcccccccaggaGGACACCGCCTCGCTCCTCTCCACGGGGACGCTGGTGCCCGAGGCCATCTACCTGCCCCCGCCCGGGCACCGGCTGATCACCCACTCCGACTGGGACGCCCTGCACGCACAG GTGTCTGAGCTGCAGGGAGAGTTGGCCcgtctgagagaggagagggcagACCTGGAGAAAGAACTGGCCTCCTACACTGCCGACACCCAGAGACAG GTCTCAGTCCTACAGTCTCAGGTTCAGACCTCAGAGGCCCTGCTTCAGGATCTGCAGCAgtccctcagccaatcacagaacacCGTGCAGAGCCGGCTG GccgagctctctctctcccagaagAAGATGTGCACTGAGCTATCCAGGCTGAGAGGAGGAGACaagcaggaagagggagaggaagaccCCCTGGCATTCCTCAGCCCAAATCTGCAG GGGGCGCACTGTGAGGAGAGGCTGCGGATTGAGATCGTCAACTTGAAGGAGCAGCTGGAGACACGGACGGAGGAGagcg AGGTTTTGGAGG TTCAGCTGTCCAGTCTGAAGACAGAGACGGACCGCATACAGAGCCACAACGAGAAG CTGCAAAACGAGTTGCAGGCCTGTCGCACTGAACTCGCGGGCCTGCGGGTGGCGATGTCTCACCTGCACCAAGACTGTAAGGCGCAGAGCAATGAGAAG TCcgccctgcagcagcagtgccTGGAGCTGCGCAGTCAGGTCATCAGTCTGCGCAGTCAGGTGGACACCAGCCAGGCCGTGCAGAGGGACTTCGTGCAGCTGTCGCAGTCGCTGCAG GTGAAGCTGGAGTTGATCCGCCAGGCCGAGTCCATGGCTCAAGTGAAGGAGATCCTCGGGGAGGGGCTGACCGGCGACGTCACAGAGCCCGCGGAAACGACGTGA